Genomic segment of Malus domestica chromosome 15, GDT2T_hap1:
GTGATCGATGCTcctagcatttttttttttacgatttttattttattttattatttaacgtTTAACCTATCTCAACTTATCCAATTGAGTTGTTTACACCAAAGAATAGACCAATATCTCAACTGATCTCTTCCTATCCCATCTTAAAAACATCTTCAATGAGGGCCTGATCCTCCTTGGGCTCCTACATTTGTAACtctagtgaaaaaaaaaattcatccccAATGGGCCAGAAAGTGGGATTACATCCACCATATGGGCTAGCAGCTTTACTCTTTGGGTAGGAAAAAATTAGGCTACATGTAGCCCAAAAAAGTAATGGGACCCGCACCAAATTAAGGGCATTACAATTTTGTTATTTGAAAGCATATACAAGCAAATGGATCTAAATTGTAAAGTCATTACAATGTAATTTAAATGCTACAAACACAAGAATTAGCCTCTCTGTGCATATTCATTTCACTCGTGTACAATCAATTTATTTCGGAGGGCGAGGTAGGCATTTGTATTTTCCACTATACTTCGTTACTAACTTGCTTCAATTAGGGAATAACGCAGATGGATCAATTACGCTGGGCGCCTTAATATAACCTTGTTTGAATTCATTTCTAGAGCATAGCGTAGCGCAACTCTCAACGTCCAattatgaaactagaccaatATCATATAGTTCTAGTGAGGCTTTACTAGCTTTGGATGGTGAAATTAGCgaccttgttttctttgtttcttgaGCTTCGTTCTGGCCTTTTTCTTCACATGAGCGTGGGTCAGAAGGACATCCTTATAGACTATATTGAAGAGTAAGGAAATGGCTTCCATGACAATGAGGTCCTTCTTGCATGGTGTTATAGGGCCTGGCTTGTTAGGCTTTGGAATCGACGACTTGTGCATCTCTGATAACTAAAAGCGCAGAAAGCTTAACGCAAGCGACATAGGTAATCCAGCAGCAATTGAGAACCGAAGGTCTGATTCCACCTAATGGCCAATTCAACCAACACAAAAAACAACCCTAGCCCTTAGCGCAAGCACTCAGTAGGTAAACTACCTTGTATCGAAGTTAGTTGCTTGGCATGAGTAGCTTGGCTTGCTTATGCGAAAATAAAGTAACTAGGGAAttcatattgtcacatcccgacccgagcccccaccacatccagggctcgactccgtcgtagcacgatattgtctgctttggatcctagccacgccctcacggttttgtttttgggaactcacacgagaacttcccagtgggtcacccatcataggattgctctcacgtgaactcgcttaacttcggagttccgatgaaacccgaagccaatgagcttccaaaaggcctcgtgctaggtagagatgagaatatacatataaggcttacatgatcctcacccctgggcaatgtgggatcttacaatccacccctcttaggggccTGATATCTTTGTCGGCACACTTTTggtcagggattggctctgatactaaattgtcacatcccggcctggggccccaccacatcccgggctcgactccaccgtagcacgatattatccgctttgggccccagccacgccctcacgattttgtttatagggaactcacacgagaacttcccagtgggtcacccatcatgggattgttctcgcgcgaactcgaagccagtgagctcccaaaaggcctcgtgctaggtagagatgggcatgtacatataaggcttataggatcctcacccttgggcgatgtgggatcttacacatATACTAATCTTCTAATCTAGCtaaagaagtttttttttgtttatttaaaagTAGATCAGGAGTTTAGGTAGATGTTAAATTAGGGTGAGCTTGACTATTATAATCTACATGCCACTTAGCTAAACGAAATCCTGAGTATCAACTGTCGTGTAGATGCTTCTGTTGGTAGGAGCTACTTCACTTTTGGTGTTCAACGCTCATTTCGAACTAAGATCCAAAGATTCCCTGTAACATGATGGTTTGACATGAAGGTTTATAACATATTTTGGTGAACCCGCCGTGGCAAGCGGGTTGGTTCCTTTGTCGTCGCCGGAGAGCTCTTAGGCGGAGACTTAGGATAAGTTGCTAAAACAAACGGGAAGGGAGGATCGACCCATTCAGTATAATTCTGAAGAAAGATTGTTGGAAGCAGGTGCCAAAACCGTCGCCCGTTTCCTTATTTCTTCGATAATAGAGTTGGCTATCTTTGTGGCGTCTATTGTACAATGGGTTTTCTCAATAACTAAAATGTGGATCGTGCCTGAATCTAATTGGGGTTCACAATGGTGGAGGAACTGGATCAGAAAGAAGAAGGCTTCTAATTGTAAGATATCTAATGTAACCGTCGATAGAATTGAGATCTCAATAAAAGAAAGATAAGGCAAAACTAATGGCTTCTTGGTCACAACTAGCTAAAGCTAAGGTTCCATTAAAGAACGTTTCTACAGGGTGGAACCTCCTCAAGGAATATAAGGTTTTCACAAGGTTGATCTTGAGCCACCATCTAAGCACAAATACCTTCAAGAATCGAAGTTGATTtgctttataaaaaaaagatatcaatgatCATTGAAATGGTTTCACGGTCTAGTAACGAACTGTTCTGATTAGTTGATAATATTAGTTGATAGTTTTGTGAAAGACTCCTTCGAAGAGTTTCATTAACTTCATAATTTATGTCGAGTAGACCTTGTTCTTGTGAGAGCTTTTTCATCATACTATAACGAGTGAAAGTGGAGGGATTTTTCGATATTAAGATAAAAGGGTAGGTTTAATTGTAACCACCACATGAGTATGACAATGAGTTTCTTTGCCCCCGACTTGAGATGAAGAGAAATGTCTAtctattttctttagttattcAATTAAACCAATGAGTTGTTATTGTAGCAGATAGCAACAACCATTTCATccaacatgtataatttttatttttccaatGGATTTACATCTTTCATTTATGGAAAATCTTTGAAGTAGTGAGTAATAGCTCTAATGGTTCTTCTCAACAGATTAAGCTACTTACTATAGTTAGGGTATTGAACAATGGGTGGCAACTTGCCCAATAAGAAAAGTCGCTCGAGTGAAAGAGACTAACAAGCGAGAAACTTGACTTGGAGAAAGAAAGGGGCGCCCTAGCTTACTAATAACATAGGGCTTTTTCCACTTGATCAGAATCTATTCTATGATTGAATAGCAGAAGTGCTACTAAGTAGTAGAAACTCAGATAGACAccgttttttctttgttttttttagaaagaataagtaaaagaagaaaaaaaataaaggaggGGTATGGATACTTGCTTACTGCTTGCGCTAAGGGCTTATACCCAAAAAATATGACACGCACTAGATGTAATGGGACGGACAAGATGAAACCAATAAAGAAAAGACTATAAAAGAAGATAACTAAAAAGATGGATTTGCCCACAGAGTGGTGAAATTACTTTCTTTCGAGTGATCTTATTCATCAATAGGGGACCATCCCATACCATAGGAAGTTGCTTCTTGGAATGTCGTCATTCAAGCACATGCTGACCAAGTTATCCACGCAAACGAAGAAGAAAAGATCGTAGAAGAACAAGCTTGCCTGCGAAGTAGTCAAGGGCTTTAGCGCTCATGTCATAAAAACATCCCCTAGTGATGTATATCATGGTCCCAGAAGTAGTACGGCCTCCTAGTATATGAATAGATCCCAGAAAGACTAAAAGAAACTCATGTATTGGTTCGAGCAAATCCATTATATGTAAACTAAgagataaataaatagaaatgcTTTTCATGACCTTATTGAGACTTGACCagagttatttatttatttatttatttatttatttatttttatatataaggGATCTTCCTCACAAAGCCATAAGTATTAATAGCTTTAATTGTAGTTAAGGGGCTGTTGGAAATCGGACACTTCCTCAGCCCAGCATGTTGAGACCAGAGCGTGTCTAGGAAGTGGGTTCTTAAAAACTCCCATTTTATTGTTGGGGTTCTTAGGAGCTTCCTGTATCCACCACTTTGATTTTTCCTTCTTCTATAAAATCATGGATTTTTTACTTACAAGTCTTCAATGACAAAGATTTCACTACACTACTTGTTACGTTAAACATTCATCTTTCTACATCTGACTCTCGCACGGATAAAGATGGAGGTCGGGATTCCCACAGCACCGTGGCAATTCAATGAGCGAGAACTTCCACTCAATAGTAGAACAATGAAAGAAGTAGTGGCGCTCCCCATACTTAGATGGTCTAGCTAAGCCTTGTTCTCCCTTTTCTCTTGATTTGCTTGCTCAAGGAAATGTATTATGATTCCCCtttctttttattagttttaggGTTGGATCTGAGAATTGGAGAAAAACGAGATACCTACAGGGTCGGCTGGCCTTACTCTATCTAGAGGAAGCGTTGGTAGGGATTTGGAGGACCTTGATTAGATATTGATTCAGTGTTGCATGATCTCAGTCAGCTTCACTTGGGGCTTCCTTCACATGAAATGAAATCTTGTGGTTGTTATGAAATGAAATATTATCTTGTTTGATTTCGAAGAATGTGCCAATTAGATAAATAAACCaacggatgagattgagatTAGATAATCCAATCCAATGGTTGTTATGAAATGAAATCTTATCTTGTTTGATTTCagatcaaaacaaacaaacatatgcGATTGAGATAAGAAAACTTAATCTAACGGTGCATAACTAGCATAAGTGATGAAATCTAACTTTGTCAGAATTTGAATGTTTTTAGGTTGAAaagttcataaaaaaattaagacaatacgtccaaaaatcaacttaagaaaagttaagataaaaataaatttaccgCGTAATCAAATACTACATAGATAAATATATAGCCCATATAGAGTTTGAAAAGTATATAGCCTCTTATTGGGTGAGATTCTTTTATAGAGCTCCAAAGATTCCTCAAAACTCTAAATTGATTATATCCACCATTTTTTTAGTCCTAGATAGAACCTCTCATTGGAGATTTTCTAACCAATCCTAAATATAATAACATATCCTATCCTGCCCATCGAACATGCCCTAAAAAGTTTATCACTCATTGGTAACACGGTCAGGCCGCCGGCGCCCCATCATACAAGGAAGAAATGAACAAACTAATGTGTTGTTTTCGGTTAATcttagggatgtgctatccacacacctcttattaatttctatctattgatcttcttcaattcattcgatccgacgaccgaaaataaaaaaggtgtgggagaagtaaaaaagggtgtgtggatatcacacccctaatcTTATTGCCCATCCATAAATATAACCACACGATTGTATGCATATCTACCGTTGACCCCAAATAATATAATCACACCCATTTATTGCTATCTTAATATTTAAATCAATCCCTAAATCTCAATCTCGatgttaaatttttattttaacttcTTAAATCCTCTCGATGTGCCCCTTTCTTGCCATTCACTTTGAACACAAGAAATTATGGAAGTGGAAAGCAAGTCCATGCTGTTCACAAAAAAGAAGAGGTTTTCTCACTCAACCATTCTCAGCACCATTTCCCTCTTCTCACTATTTCTGATTCTTATCCTATTTCACGCACAACcctctccttccttctctcctGCCTCAAAACCCGGAGACTCGAAACTCCGAAACTCGGTTACATTTCTTCCTCTCAAAGACACAAGGTTTGCCAACACTGCAATGGAGGGAAACACTTGGTTCATGAGCTCCTTGAGTGACACATTTGAAGAAAATGAATCCGAATACCTTCATTTCCCTTCGGATGCATCCAACGGAAGGCTACTGTGCATCAAAGGGAACGACATAAAAGATGGCACCAAAAACTCATATGCCTTGGCATATCCTGAAGGTTTACCAAACTCCACCACGTTCTTGAAAGGCCTTGCGTTTGTGTCCGACACATTCTATGACTACGGAAACTTGTGGCACGGGTTAACCGCCATGATGCCTTTCGTCGGTTGGTCTATGAAAAATGGATGCGCAAAGCCGGCAAGATTGGTACTTTTCCACTCGGGAGAGCTGAGAGTTACAGAGAAAATGGGGTTGTGGATTCAGAATTTGATGCAAGCGAATTTCGGGCAAGTGCAGGTCGAAGAGTTCGAGAAGGGAGAAGGGCCTTATTGTTTCGAGAAGGCGGTTGTGATGAGGCACAATGTTGGGAaaatggggaagaagaagaagcttcaAGTGTCCGACTTGTTGAGATGTAAAGCAAGAGAGTTTTGTGGCATAAACCCTAATGGCAGACGCAGAGAGGTCAATGTGAGAGGGGAGCCAAGCATTAGGTTGACGTTGCTAATGAGGAGAGGATCAAGATCGTTCAAGAATCCGACGGCTGTGACTGCTGTGTTCTCAAGGGAGTGCGTGGCAGTGGATGGGTGCACGTTAAAGGTGGTTCAGTCTGAAGATCTGGATTTCTGTGATCAGGtttgctctctcttcctctagcaagttgttttcatttttcatttctttattCTGAAGAGCCAAAGTTCTAGGGCTAAACTTGTTGCGTTGACAATGACTAGGTGAACTTAGATGGGAATGATGACAGatatttcaaaatattttaGCGCTAATTGATAATTTAAGTTTGACCAAGTATATGTGTTATGATTAGTGAAAGTGATCACGAAGATCGTGTTGTTATTACATGTATTGTGTGTTAAATGAGTATTCTGTATTTCAAGTTAGAGGAGTGTTAGTGTCAGTCGTACGTAAATACGTGACATGTTCAGAGGGAGTCGTGCACTACGCTCGTGTCCAATCCCACGCTAGAGCTACCTAGTTAAAGTTTGTAGCTTAACATAACAAACTCGGTGTTCTTAAACAGGTTAGACTAATGACAAACACAGACGTCCTTGCATCCCCGCATGGAGCCCAGCTAACAAACATGCTCTTCATGGATAGAAACAGTAGCATAATGGAGTTCTTTCCCAAAGGATGGCTGGAGCTTGCAGGGATAGGTCAGTATGCTCATCACTGGATGGCCGATCAATCCGGTATGACGCACCGGGGTGCTTGGTGGGATCCCTATGCCGATAAAGAATGCCCGGAACCTAACAAACAACTCGAATGCTTTCTGTTTTACAAAGACGGCCGAGTTGGTCACAATGAAACCTACTTTGCAGAGTGGACACGAACTGTCCTCAAACAAGTAAGAACAAGCAAGTTAGAACAAGACATCGAGAGTTCGCAGAGAGATTCAAACGTTTGCCTATGCTAGCTAGCGAAAGATTTCACTACTTTGTAACCTTATATATCTGtaacaaacatttgatgagAAATATTGCATCGTTTCGTTCTCCATACAAAAATTGAATAGGGTAtagaaaaacaaagataaagAGAAAGATGTGACATCCCGCTAACATGATTATGGGGTTGTTTTACAGTGACAGAACAATGTTCTTTCCCAAATGGATAATTTCTCCCCTAGTGTTGCTCTAAGCACAGTACTTTGAGAAGCTCGAACGAAGATTGTAAAGATGTTCAACGTGTTTAGTAACATGAACATGTGGATAGCCTTACAATGAAACAAGTACTTATGTTGTCGATGAAACCTCTTATAGCCTTAGAAAACAGATGTCTGGAAGGCACTAAGTATCCAATCTTCATCTGAACAGTTTGGACCAAAAGTATACCACGAAGAAACAAACTAGTCCAAAAGCCACCACGTGGACGACATGGTTTGATCCACTCCGGATGATGCTTCTGTTCAATCTCCTGACATTGTTCTTCAACCCTGCTTGACCTTTCAACAGCGTCATAtgctgtaaaaaaaaaacagacaaaGATATAGGTTTCAGAAAGCTGTATATATCCACCCATCATACTGCCATTAAATTTCATTTCAGAAACTTCCTTTCCATCCACTAAAAAATTCCAAAAGTACAGGTCGGTTCTCCGATGAtagttaaaaaagaaaaaaagtttttCTCTTACGGTTTCTGATCTCTTTAAGTTCTTACTTGGCgtcgattttttatttttcagccatatttttcaatttgcaGAATATAGTAAATTAAGCAGTTCATCCCATCATTCTTAACATAAATTGTTGAATGTAGAATGTAGTAACCCATATCATCCATCATCCCGTGTTGTTTCACATAATGTGAAATATGAAAGCAACAATGTCTAAAGTTTGATGCCATACCAGCTGATCCAGAAATTCATTCTGGAATTTTGCTTCCGTACCTATAACTTGAGCTACCTGCGCCAAAATAAGAGAACAGGATTAAATTATTTGCAATCAAATTGTGGGAAATCAATTTTACAAGTCATAATGCACCATAATTAGGCAATAAGATGAACTATGAAACAACAAATGTACAGAGGCAAGACATCAAAGCATTCGAATTTATGAAAAGCTGATTTAGTTTGATACACCAAAAAAGAACAGTCTTCAATGACTAACTCCATTAGATATccataaccaagcaaagaaatacTGTACAAGCCCATCCCCCATCAAACCCAGCACTTCCTTctacaaaattaataaagagGAGACAGCACTGTACAGGGAATAGATACTTTAACAAGGTTCCATAAATACTCTATAATAATTTTAAGACAACGGCTGCAACACACAAATCTAACACCGGTCACTGAAACAATAGAACAAATTCCagattgagaaaaaaaatgcacTGCACCGCCCTCCTCAGAGTAGAGGAATTATGTAATAAGTAAAAAATCAATAACCATGTAACAGGATCTACCAAATAACAGGCGCAATGCAAGTGAATAATTATGACTAAAaatccaaataaaaaacatattgCTCACGCAGATCATTACATACTTCAGCTAATAGCAACAAAGACTGAAAGTGAGGCGCTAGACCTTTGTAAAAGGGTTAGGTAACAGGAATACCAATAATGTAACCAGTATGGGAccaaaacaatatatataacatCAACATTTCCAAGTTGCACCAAGATGAATTCAAATGCCCAAACAAAATACAGAAACTAAAAAATTCGGAGTGCATACATTTTTCAATCTTCTCACTTGGTTGTGGAGACCATTGATATCTTCATCCAAGTCAGCATGCATCGGATCAATCCTCAACTGGATTTCATCCATGTTAGCCGCTGGTCTTGGGTTAAGACCCTCCCTAAAAAAACCACCATTAATACATACATCGAACACAATCACACAAAATAGCAAATATGCAGTGTAAAATTAATACCTTGACCTATATGGAGCCACATTTCCATAGCCTGCCATTAGAAACCCTAGAGTTCGTGTTTGGTGAGATGGCTTAAGCAATCGTCTTTTACAATTTCAAATTGAATAGGTGATTATGTTATCTTGATTAATGCCCACTGTTAGCTTGTGAGTCTCCAATACCTGGCCATAGAAAGGATTTTTGTTATAAACCATAATTTGAGGGAAATGAACTACCTCAAAATATAAGTTATTTTTACAcatacttcagagatttataaTACGCCGAAATATTATGCACAATGAAGCTTTAACCAAAAAAGTAGTGGTTTTGAAAAccaataatataaaattaaagaatattTCAATGGTTTAAGTGAATATCCTACTGATGCACACTACTTTTCAATAAAATTCATATTGTGTCCGGGCAACAGAATCTGGACCCGAGGTTTCCATCAAACCCTAACATATTTCATCAATAGAATTAAGCTCTAAAAAAACTACCAATTTAGACTGCGGCATTGCCTGTTGAACCCAataacaaaatcacaaaactGAGATAAAAGTCACATAATTTCCTATACGACACAATCATAATTTgactaaacaaaagaaaaaaaaagacccGAATTGGATGACTGAACCGACCCAAACCTAATCTCCTATGGGAAACCCTAAATTCAACGTATTAGCCAAACAAAGGCTTAAAATTAGGGTCTGTTTCAATCCAATCTACACCCAAATTCCTAACCCAAACCGAACAAAAAGTTCGAAAGTACTTCCCAAAATTGCAATACAATTGATAATTAATCACCACATTTATTCGAATTCGAAAACTGGCAAATCGAATCTGATCAAGCACGAAAATTCATACAATTTACAGAAGAAGCGAAAGAAAAGAGGCGAATTGCAGTACCTTCGTCGGCGATTAAAATCGCAGGAAGCGAAGAACGACAGCAGCGAGGTTCCTGAGACGAGTTGGAGAGGAGAGGAGGCGGTCAAAGAAATGGAGAAGAACCCCGCGTCAGCACAAGGATAGAAGCTGTTATTTTGAGGAAGGAATCTGGAAACTATTTGGCATTtggcattttttattttttttggtaaatggcATTTCAAATATAATAGTGTTCGGCTGCTTACGCATCTCTACCAATCAACGCGTGACACGTGGTTTCCTTTTCTAAAGAATTAAATGGAGCTTGTCTCAAAACTAAGATTAAACTAGAGTTTTAGTCTCAAATAAAAGAGTAATGCTACTGTGACTATCTAATTGTACCATCATATATATC
This window contains:
- the LOC103401957 gene encoding uncharacterized protein → MEVESKSMLFTKKKRFSHSTILSTISLFSLFLILILFHAQPSPSFSPASKPGDSKLRNSVTFLPLKDTRFANTAMEGNTWFMSSLSDTFEENESEYLHFPSDASNGRLLCIKGNDIKDGTKNSYALAYPEGLPNSTTFLKGLAFVSDTFYDYGNLWHGLTAMMPFVGWSMKNGCAKPARLVLFHSGELRVTEKMGLWIQNLMQANFGQVQVEEFEKGEGPYCFEKAVVMRHNVGKMGKKKKLQVSDLLRCKAREFCGINPNGRRREVNVRGEPSIRLTLLMRRGSRSFKNPTAVTAVFSRECVAVDGCTLKVVQSEDLDFCDQVRLMTNTDVLASPHGAQLTNMLFMDRNSSIMEFFPKGWLELAGIGQYAHHWMADQSGMTHRGAWWDPYADKECPEPNKQLECFLFYKDGRVGHNETYFAEWTRTVLKQVRTSKLEQDIESSQRDSNVCLC
- the LOC103401958 gene encoding bet1-like protein At4g14600, encoding MAGYGNVAPYRSREGLNPRPAANMDEIQLRIDPMHADLDEDINGLHNQVRRLKNVAQVIGTEAKFQNEFLDQLHMTLLKGQAGLKNNVRRLNRSIIRSGSNHVVHVVAFGLVCFFVVYFWSKLFR